From the genome of Ectobacillus sp. JY-23, one region includes:
- a CDS encoding S66 peptidase family protein → MIQYPALRHRTLGVTAPSSGVPKVLHEMFRLACRRMEERGFRVVCGDTVWTQYKAKSADAKQRADEFNRMIRDQETTIIIPPWGGELLIEMLEYVDFKGLQPKWVLGYSDTSLLLLALTLQTGIATAHGTNLVDLRGELVDETTAMWEQVVTTTTGASIVQHSSKRYQKEWNHENPSPCVFHLTEQTEWKTITGDDVHIEGRLLGGCIDVIRHIIGTPFGDIAKFQKEHIHDEPIVWYFENCELTTTDVRRTLVQMKLAGWFENCSGILFGRSAANKEVGGYTIEDVYRDLQDELQIPIVYDVDCGHVPPQITFVNGAYAEVQVSKGKGTVIQHFKA, encoded by the coding sequence ATGATACAATATCCAGCTTTAAGACATCGGACGCTTGGTGTTACTGCTCCTTCTTCAGGTGTACCAAAAGTGCTACATGAAATGTTTCGACTTGCATGCCGGCGTATGGAGGAGCGAGGTTTTCGAGTTGTATGCGGTGATACAGTGTGGACGCAGTATAAAGCAAAATCCGCTGATGCTAAACAGCGTGCTGACGAGTTTAATCGTATGATACGAGATCAAGAGACTACAATTATTATACCCCCTTGGGGCGGGGAATTACTTATAGAAATGTTAGAGTACGTTGATTTTAAAGGACTGCAGCCAAAATGGGTGCTAGGCTATTCTGATACGAGCTTATTGTTGCTGGCGCTTACGCTACAGACGGGTATAGCAACAGCGCATGGTACAAACCTCGTCGATTTGCGTGGTGAGCTCGTTGATGAAACAACAGCGATGTGGGAGCAGGTTGTTACGACAACAACTGGCGCATCAATTGTACAACATTCATCGAAACGTTATCAAAAAGAATGGAATCATGAAAATCCTTCACCTTGTGTATTTCATTTAACTGAGCAAACTGAATGGAAAACAATCACAGGAGACGATGTACATATAGAAGGTCGCTTGCTTGGAGGCTGTATTGATGTGATTCGTCATATCATTGGTACGCCTTTTGGTGATATAGCCAAATTTCAAAAAGAGCATATTCATGATGAACCGATTGTGTGGTATTTTGAAAACTGTGAATTGACTACGACTGATGTACGCCGAACGCTTGTACAGATGAAGCTAGCGGGATGGTTTGAGAACTGCAGTGGTATTTTGTTTGGCAGAAGCGCTGCGAACAAGGAAGTTGGCGGATACACTATTGAGGACGTGTATCGTGATTTACAAGATGAACTGCAGATTCCGATTGTCTATGATGTAGATTGCGGTCATGTGCCGCCGCAAATCACATTTGTAAACGGCGCTTACGCCGAAGTACAGGTAAGCAAGGGAAAAGGAACTGTTATACAGCATTTTAAAGCTTAG
- a CDS encoding 2'-5' RNA ligase family protein encodes MYAIIALFDKETHQQVIRIWNELAGLQISHYAKEIENRQPHITLASYDKLDEISFIKRMDMCYQATQRVPITLCTIGTFISSGALFWAPIPTKELLDFHKRHHDLLSGFAAEEPSLYEPGRWVPHCTIASRLKADKLAEALLYCTNKLPVQNAFLTKLALIRTEKVNGKIVAAPIIQEWSLKERA; translated from the coding sequence ATGTACGCTATCATTGCATTATTTGATAAAGAAACACATCAACAAGTAATACGTATTTGGAATGAATTGGCTGGTTTACAGATTTCTCACTATGCAAAGGAGATAGAAAACAGACAGCCGCATATTACACTTGCAAGCTACGACAAGTTAGACGAAATCTCATTTATCAAAAGAATGGATATGTGTTACCAAGCGACACAGCGTGTACCGATTACACTGTGTACAATTGGTACATTTATATCCTCTGGAGCACTGTTTTGGGCACCGATACCGACGAAGGAGCTCCTGGACTTTCATAAACGGCATCATGATTTGCTGAGTGGTTTCGCTGCTGAGGAACCTTCTCTATATGAACCTGGACGCTGGGTGCCGCACTGTACGATTGCCAGCAGGCTAAAAGCGGACAAATTGGCGGAGGCGTTGTTGTATTGTACAAATAAGCTACCTGTACAGAACGCTTTTCTAACAAAGCTGGCGCTCATTCGCACTGAGAAAGTAAACGGAAAAATAGTAGCAGCACCAATAATTCAGGAATGGTCTTTAAAGGAGAGAGCATGA
- a CDS encoding aminoglycoside phosphotransferase family protein gives MKRKYGDRADWSRIISKDYRVYERNTSVFTGIVCELFIREVREPLWMLQGNRKICVADNGYTWLQYFPKGKPYTITTMLDANRKVVQWYIDICESHGIRADGVPWYDDLYLDVVCFPDGEAVLLDEDELCDALDANLITKKQYDCAEKTAQTVLRMYQNGELQALLDFTSVPSSVPYAFCKKITACFGEKGTQWLMHLDDTVHTYEEKWSLYIGEPISNLSYNYVLRAQIHGGTPVILKLGIPGHEFNNEVQTLQIYEGKGCARLLQVDAAGGAMLLECLEPGVMLREEKDERTALLHYAEVWKALRRPLPSHMLVPKVADWMKGLDRFLQNQTGDATILVELVYKAKMFFGEIISSEPEELLHGDLHHQNILYTNEGWKAIDPKGLAGSRYFDVTSFLVNELKDVSNAKAVLNDRVSMLSEELQLNRERILKAGFAMAILYTCWNVEENSLGWKDTYEYANWFLTFLEG, from the coding sequence ATGAAGCGAAAGTATGGAGATCGAGCAGATTGGTCACGCATTATTAGTAAAGATTATCGAGTGTATGAGCGAAATACCAGTGTATTCACCGGTATAGTTTGTGAACTGTTTATCAGAGAAGTACGCGAGCCGCTTTGGATGCTGCAGGGAAATCGAAAGATATGCGTGGCAGATAACGGTTATACGTGGCTGCAGTATTTTCCAAAAGGAAAGCCCTACACAATTACTACTATGCTGGATGCTAATCGAAAAGTTGTACAGTGGTATATTGATATTTGCGAATCTCACGGTATTCGTGCAGATGGTGTACCGTGGTACGATGATTTGTATTTGGATGTGGTGTGTTTTCCTGATGGAGAAGCGGTGTTACTAGATGAAGATGAATTATGTGATGCGTTAGACGCAAATCTCATCACAAAAAAGCAATATGATTGTGCAGAGAAAACAGCACAAACTGTGCTCCGTATGTATCAGAATGGAGAGCTACAAGCGTTGCTAGATTTTACATCTGTTCCGTCATCGGTTCCATATGCCTTTTGTAAAAAAATTACGGCATGCTTTGGGGAGAAGGGCACACAATGGCTGATGCATCTAGATGATACGGTTCATACGTACGAGGAAAAATGGAGCCTTTATATAGGTGAACCAATATCAAATTTGTCTTATAACTATGTATTGCGCGCACAGATACACGGCGGAACACCGGTCATTTTAAAGCTAGGTATCCCTGGTCATGAATTTAATAACGAGGTTCAGACGCTACAAATCTATGAAGGTAAAGGATGCGCTCGGTTGCTTCAGGTAGATGCGGCGGGTGGTGCGATGCTTTTAGAATGTTTGGAACCGGGCGTAATGCTGCGAGAGGAGAAGGATGAAAGAACAGCCCTGTTACATTATGCAGAGGTGTGGAAGGCTTTACGCCGTCCATTACCATCACATATGTTAGTTCCAAAAGTAGCTGATTGGATGAAGGGGTTGGATCGTTTTTTACAAAATCAAACAGGAGACGCTACGATTTTAGTAGAACTTGTTTACAAAGCCAAGATGTTTTTTGGAGAAATTATTTCATCAGAGCCTGAAGAGCTATTGCACGGTGACCTCCATCATCAAAATATTTTATATACAAACGAAGGCTGGAAAGCAATTGATCCAAAGGGTTTGGCAGGAAGTCGTTATTTTGATGTTACATCCTTTTTGGTAAACGAGTTAAAGGATGTGAGCAATGCCAAAGCCGTGCTGAACGACCGTGTTTCGATGCTGAGCGAAGAGCTGCAGTTGAATCGAGAGCGGATATTGAAGGCCGGATTTGCGATGGCAATTCTGTATACCTGCTGGAATGTAGAAGAAAATAGTTTAGGGTGGAAGGATACATATGAATATGCAAATTGGTTTTTAACATTTTTGGAGGGATAA
- a CDS encoding DUF4871 domain-containing protein, which yields MLERRLSLIAASCLLTAGCFEKEVNPRPVKTSSQVHVPGQLPSFVKLEHTKKIDWSKKVQHFASEKVELTGNPNKSAYLGPQLQVNQPEKWMWLFWKESGSLMTIAAFHKNSGTFEPILYDGTEAAIWSRNGLGSAIHGANLHTPSNVMLPKAGEWALLVYIDQKLFDVLLIDVIG from the coding sequence ATGTTGGAGAGGCGACTTTCTCTCATAGCCGCCAGCTGTCTTTTAACTGCAGGCTGCTTTGAAAAAGAGGTTAATCCTAGACCTGTTAAAACAAGCTCACAAGTACATGTGCCGGGGCAGTTGCCTTCGTTTGTCAAGCTAGAACATACCAAGAAAATTGATTGGAGCAAGAAGGTACAGCATTTCGCCTCTGAAAAAGTAGAACTAACAGGTAATCCGAATAAGTCGGCATATTTAGGGCCGCAGCTACAAGTGAATCAACCAGAAAAATGGATGTGGTTATTTTGGAAAGAGAGCGGAAGTCTGATGACAATAGCAGCCTTTCATAAGAACAGTGGCACTTTTGAGCCCATTTTATATGACGGTACCGAAGCTGCAATTTGGTCACGTAATGGGCTAGGCTCTGCGATACATGGTGCTAATTTACATACACCTTCTAATGTAATGCTTCCAAAGGCTGGAGAATGGGCATTATTAGTTTACATTGATCAAAAGTTGTTTGATGTGCTTCTAATAGATGTGATAGGGTAA
- a CDS encoding DUF2809 domain-containing protein yields the protein MFMKRNRLYYSLFLFLTMGLGLLVRKSSFALPALVNTYAGDLLWALLIFIGFGILFPHYRTKTMMLISISFCYGIELSQLYQADWIQELRQTPLALVLGHGFLWSDLLAYTLGVVLGTFMEKKIDGKY from the coding sequence ATATTTATGAAGCGTAACAGATTGTACTACAGCTTATTTCTGTTTCTCACAATGGGACTGGGTTTGCTTGTCCGAAAGTCCAGCTTTGCTTTGCCTGCTCTTGTGAATACCTACGCTGGCGATTTGTTATGGGCTTTACTAATTTTTATTGGATTTGGTATTTTGTTTCCACACTACCGAACGAAAACGATGATGCTGATAAGTATATCGTTTTGCTATGGCATTGAGCTGAGTCAATTATATCAAGCTGATTGGATTCAAGAACTGCGACAAACACCGCTGGCTCTCGTGCTAGGACACGGCTTTCTATGGAGTGATTTGCTTGCGTATACGCTGGGAGTTGTGCTGGGAACATTTATGGAGAAAAAGATAGACGGAAAATATTGA
- a CDS encoding IS1182 family transposase (programmed frameshift): protein MMGALKNHRDERVTTSIEELVPQDHFLRAVEATIDFAFIEEKLRPYYCEDNGRPSIHPITLFKMIFIGYFYGIRSERQLEKEIKMNLAYRWFLGFSLSDPVPDHSTISWNRRTRFVHTTIFEDIFQEIVRQAQSHRMVGGRALMTDSTHVKANANKNKYVQKLKKEQPKIYLEELEKAVTEDRQTNGKKELKPRKEGEAKQPTYIRSSTTDPDSGFLMRDGKPNGFHYLDHRTVDAKYNIITDTYITAGNVSDSGPYLARLKAQIKTFGFQVEAVALDAGYFTGHICKNLAKQNIFMVMGYRRFGKTNKEVPKRSFHYVKESNRFACPMGCILSYVTTDRDGNRQYKSNPDDCAACPLRPKCFSKQQKTRTITRHIWEDYKDLARANKKTSAGKRLYKLRCSTIERSFADAKELHGYRYARFRGRESVQMQAFLTAACQNMKKIALHLTKQVR, encoded by the exons ATGATGGGTGCACTGAAAAATCACCGAGATGAGCGTGTTACGACTTCAATCGAAGAGCTTGTTCCACAAGATCACTTTTTACGAGCTGTAGAAGCCACAATAGATTTTGCTTTTATTGAGGAAAAGCTTCGCCCGTATTACTGCGAAGATAATGGGCGTCCTTCCATTCATCCCATCACTTTATTCAAGATGATTTTTATCGGTTACTTTTATGGAATCCGTTCCGAACGTCAGTTAGAGAAAGAAATTAAAATGAATCTAGCGTATCGGTGGTTTTTAGGCTTTTCTTTATCAGATCCTGTTCCTGATCACTCTACTATTAGTTGGAACCGACGTACTCGCTTTGTTCACACAACCATTTTTGAAGACATCTTTCAAGAGATTGTCAGACAAGCTCAATCCCACCGCATGGTGGGCGGTCGCGCTCTAATGACAGATTCTACGCACGTAAAGGCGAATGCAAATAAAAATAAGTATGTACAAAAGCTAAAAAAAGAACAGCCCAAAATCTATCTAGAAGAATTAGAAAAGGCTGTAACTGAGGATCGGCAAACAAACGGAA AAAAAGAACTAAAACCTCGAAAGGAAGGCGAAGCCAAACAACCTACTTATATCCGTTCTAGTACAACAGACCCTGACAGTGGATTTCTAATGAGAGACGGAAAACCAAATGGGTTTCACTACCTCGATCATCGCACTGTCGATGCAAAATACAATATCATCACAGACACATATATTACGGCCGGGAATGTATCCGATTCTGGGCCGTATTTGGCACGTCTTAAAGCGCAAATAAAAACCTTTGGATTTCAGGTAGAAGCTGTGGCACTAGATGCGGGATACTTTACAGGTCATATTTGTAAAAATTTAGCGAAACAAAACATTTTTATGGTCATGGGATATCGTAGATTCGGAAAAACAAATAAAGAGGTACCAAAACGTTCTTTTCATTATGTAAAAGAGTCAAATCGCTTTGCTTGCCCGATGGGTTGTATCTTATCTTATGTGACGACAGACCGTGATGGAAATCGACAATATAAATCGAATCCAGATGATTGTGCGGCTTGTCCTCTTCGTCCCAAGTGTTTTTCTAAACAACAAAAAACGCGTACCATTACTCGACATATTTGGGAGGATTATAAGGACTTGGCTCGCGCCAACAAAAAGACAAGTGCCGGTAAGCGTCTGTACAAGCTACGTTGTTCTACAATTGAGCGCAGTTTTGCCGATGCGAAAGAACTTCATGGCTACCGGTATGCACGTTTTCGAGGGCGGGAGTCTGTCCAAATGCAGGCTTTTCTCACCGCAGCTTGTCAAAACATGAAAAAAATTGCCCTTCATCTGACCAAACAGGTCAGATGA
- a CDS encoding ABC transporter ATP-binding protein, protein MFITAEHIRKSYGEQLVLQDVSFAVKEGETVGLLGPNGSGKTTIIRLLNGVIDADGGSILVGNWNPVTNGHEIRRMSGILTESAGLYYELSGLENLKFFAKLYGMYDERRIQMLLEEFQLANHQHKKVGTYSTGMKRRLGMIKSILHRPSLLFLDEPTNGLDPEGIQLVMQYIRRLSKEEGTTILICSHILHQMETVCDTYLFLEQGRILESGTKSELEARHVQQISVKVETGLAGSGQYAGYSYERVNHETVRFELPSKDAITNLLAALTKETWVHQVEIENRDLESLYFAIRRGKHE, encoded by the coding sequence TTGTTTATTACAGCTGAACACATAAGGAAAAGCTATGGAGAGCAGCTTGTTTTACAAGATGTTAGTTTTGCTGTGAAAGAGGGAGAGACGGTTGGGTTACTTGGACCGAATGGTTCTGGTAAAACGACCATTATTCGATTGTTAAATGGCGTTATTGATGCAGATGGAGGCAGCATCCTTGTTGGAAATTGGAATCCTGTTACAAACGGACATGAAATTCGGCGCATGAGTGGTATTTTAACGGAAAGTGCGGGCTTATATTACGAGCTGAGTGGACTTGAAAACTTGAAATTTTTTGCAAAGCTATACGGAATGTATGACGAAAGAAGAATACAAATGCTATTAGAAGAATTTCAGTTAGCGAATCATCAGCATAAAAAGGTCGGAACATACAGCACCGGGATGAAGCGGCGCCTCGGGATGATTAAATCCATTTTGCATAGACCATCTTTATTGTTTTTAGATGAACCAACAAATGGATTGGACCCAGAAGGCATTCAGCTTGTTATGCAGTATATTCGTAGGCTTAGCAAGGAAGAGGGCACGACTATTTTGATTTGCTCACATATTTTGCATCAAATGGAGACGGTGTGCGATACATATTTATTCTTGGAGCAAGGACGCATTTTGGAAAGTGGTACAAAATCTGAGCTGGAAGCACGTCATGTGCAGCAAATTAGCGTTAAAGTTGAAACTGGCTTGGCTGGGTCAGGACAATATGCTGGCTATTCGTACGAAAGAGTAAATCATGAAACAGTGCGTTTCGAGTTACCAAGTAAAGATGCAATTACGAACTTGCTTGCTGCTTTGACAAAGGAAACATGGGTACATCAGGTGGAAATTGAAAATCGTGATTTAGAATCGTTGTATTTTGCAATCAGGAGGGGAAAACATGAATAG
- a CDS encoding ABC transporter permease subunit, with translation MNRTVIWTIAKKDMKAITSNSQIWLGMVLLPFIVCVILPLVLTLTAKYAPIDKDIEMFVKTIMGALPQGETRQMLEELPSMNHQIVYVMTNYMLGSLFLLIPCLNAMMVAANSFVGEKERRTLESLLFAPIRIKELFIGKVLSAFIPAVLISFVSFLLFGIVITLATIGMFESRIFPNANWLLLVFWVAPLVALLTILINVLISARVQSFQAAQQLGSTVVIPIIALVVAQATGLLLLNPVILFIIGVVLLVGNIFVLNKIAKYNNRNTLFEKQM, from the coding sequence ATGAATAGGACGGTAATCTGGACGATTGCAAAAAAAGACATGAAGGCCATTACGTCCAATAGTCAGATTTGGCTGGGGATGGTTCTGTTGCCGTTTATTGTATGCGTCATTTTGCCGCTTGTATTAACCCTAACGGCGAAATACGCACCCATTGATAAAGATATTGAAATGTTTGTGAAAACGATTATGGGCGCTTTACCGCAAGGTGAAACAAGGCAGATGCTAGAAGAATTACCGAGTATGAATCATCAAATTGTATATGTGATGACAAATTATATGCTTGGTTCCTTGTTTTTGTTGATTCCGTGTCTTAACGCCATGATGGTCGCCGCCAACAGCTTTGTAGGCGAAAAGGAGCGTCGTACACTAGAGAGTCTTTTGTTTGCGCCAATTAGAATAAAGGAGCTATTTATCGGAAAAGTGTTGTCTGCATTCATTCCGGCAGTTTTGATTTCCTTTGTAAGCTTTCTGTTATTCGGTATAGTCATTACATTGGCGACGATAGGTATGTTTGAGTCGCGTATCTTTCCAAATGCAAATTGGCTGCTCCTTGTATTTTGGGTAGCACCCCTTGTGGCTTTGCTAACAATTTTAATTAACGTATTAATATCGGCACGTGTACAAAGTTTTCAGGCAGCACAGCAGCTCGGTAGTACTGTTGTCATTCCAATCATTGCTTTAGTTGTTGCACAGGCGACTGGGCTATTACTATTAAATCCCGTCATATTATTCATTATAGGAGTGGTTTTATTGGTCGGAAATATCTTTGTATTAAATAAAATTGCCAAGTACAACAATCGAAATACCTTATTTGAAAAACAAATGTGA
- a CDS encoding alpha/beta fold hydrolase, giving the protein MVGCKTPPSTPSIKQPPETFRIEEKIMDIDGQTIYFKKIGDDKPPLLMLHGYGGSSDGFKKIYPALAKRFTIISVDILGFGRSSKPTDFRYSFPAQANIYYKLMLKLGYVKFSTLGHSMGGEIVMNLSYLYPEAVTHLILSDAPGVETLTTGKGSKKPNLSTELTTVSDMKAYDLNQVRNNRNDNAHHIELHKQRSRRLQIPAKELTVPTLIVWGRKDSSVPWQDGETYDRLLPNSELRIIEEGFHAPFRQKPDEFIAYIDEFFAMYPNTK; this is encoded by the coding sequence ATGGTAGGCTGTAAAACACCGCCTTCTACTCCTAGCATCAAACAACCCCCGGAAACCTTTAGGATAGAAGAGAAAATCATGGACATTGATGGACAAACGATTTACTTTAAGAAAATTGGGGACGACAAGCCGCCGCTTTTAATGCTTCATGGCTACGGCGGCTCATCTGACGGCTTCAAAAAAATTTACCCCGCTTTGGCAAAGCGTTTTACCATTATTTCTGTTGATATATTAGGGTTTGGAAGATCTTCTAAGCCAACTGACTTCCGCTACTCCTTTCCTGCACAAGCAAATATATATTATAAACTTATGCTTAAATTAGGGTACGTGAAATTTTCAACCCTAGGACACTCTATGGGTGGTGAGATTGTTATGAATTTAAGTTACCTTTATCCAGAAGCGGTAACGCATCTAATTTTATCTGATGCACCAGGAGTCGAAACACTTACTACAGGAAAAGGCAGTAAAAAACCGAATCTCAGCACCGAGCTTACTACTGTTTCTGATATGAAAGCATATGATTTGAATCAGGTTCGCAATAATCGTAACGATAATGCCCATCATATTGAGCTTCATAAACAACGTTCCCGCCGTCTGCAAATTCCCGCAAAAGAGCTTACTGTTCCAACCCTCATTGTTTGGGGGCGAAAAGACAGCAGCGTGCCATGGCAGGATGGCGAAACATATGATCGCTTGCTTCCAAACAGCGAGCTGCGCATTATTGAAGAAGGCTTTCATGCACCATTTCGTCAAAAACCTGATGAATTCATTGCTTATATAGATGAGTTTTTTGCGATGTATCCAAATACAAAATAA
- a CDS encoding GNAT family N-acetyltransferase, producing the protein MQLSLQPMTKETFQVFLQEEIQSYAQSIAKSMLLTEEQALQRSKEQINKLLPDGHLTKHHYLFDVVGEKQVGNVWVFLDQEKKRAFLYNIRLVEEERGKGYGRMTMTLLEEWVKEQGMMHLALHVFSYNTVARNLYESLGFEVASLNMLKTLS; encoded by the coding sequence ATGCAATTATCGCTGCAACCTATGACGAAAGAGACATTTCAAGTATTTTTACAGGAAGAAATTCAAAGCTACGCCCAAAGTATTGCCAAAAGCATGTTGTTGACGGAGGAGCAAGCTTTGCAGCGCTCGAAAGAACAAATCAATAAGTTATTACCAGATGGCCACCTGACAAAGCATCATTATTTATTTGATGTAGTGGGTGAAAAACAGGTTGGGAATGTATGGGTTTTTCTGGATCAAGAGAAAAAAAGAGCGTTTTTATACAACATTCGATTAGTAGAAGAAGAACGGGGAAAAGGTTATGGCCGCATGACCATGACTTTGCTAGAAGAATGGGTAAAAGAACAAGGTATGATGCATTTAGCGCTACATGTGTTTTCTTATAACACGGTTGCTCGTAATTTGTATGAAAGCCTTGGTTTTGAAGTAGCAAGTTTAAATATGTTAAAGACATTGTCGTAA